One genomic region from Harpia harpyja isolate bHarHar1 chromosome 1, bHarHar1 primary haplotype, whole genome shotgun sequence encodes:
- the FAM8A1 gene encoding protein FAM8A1, whose translation MAEPGAGRSGAGAAAMAEGDSQRNDSVAGGEAAAASPPPPRSPPAAAAGEGGGAKPLSAAEYARRVHQWLWDSYCGYLSWQGCLPALLAAAASAAPACAAGPPRVAAAPPPPPSAPPPGAAAAAYYSPFYLFAPAPAHTATAGPGPRAAAPASAAPAWPGAAGRLAPLPRAASGSAAGTSGAPRETGRPAGREFIIPSLAHRFIAEMVDFFILFFIKATIVLSIMHLSGIKDISKFAMHYIIEEIDEDTSMEDLQKMMIVALIYRLLVCFYEIICIWGAGGATPGKFLLGLRVVTCDTSVLIAPSRVLVIPSSNVSMTTSTIRALIKNFSIASFFPAFITLLFFQHNRTAYDIVAGTIVVRRNGVR comes from the exons ATGGCGGAGCCGGGCGCGggccggagcggcgctggggcggcggcgatggcggagGGCGACAGCCAGAGGAACGACAGCGTGGCCGGAGGAGAGGCCGCCGCtgcgtcgccgccgccgccgcgctcccctccGGCGGCCGCTgcgggggagggcggcggggcgaAGCCGCTGAGCGCGGCGGAGTACGCGCGGCGAGTGCACCAGTGGCTCTGGGACTCGTACTGCGGGTACctcagctggcagggctgcctgcccgccctcctcgccgccgccgcctccgccgcgccCGCCTGCGCCGCCGGCCCCCCTCGCgtcgccgccgccccgccgccccctccctccgcgccgccgccgggggcggccgccgccgcctactACAGCCCCTTCTACCTCTTCGCTCCGGCGCCAGCCCACACGGccaccgccgggccgggcccccgcgccgcggcccccgcctccgccgcccccgcttggccgggagcggcgggcagGTTGGCCCCGCTGCCCAGAGCGGCCTCCGGCAGcgctgccggcaccagcggcgccCCCAGGGAGACGGGGCGTCCGGCAG GTCGGGAGTTCATTATCCCTTCGCTGGCACACAGGTTCATAGCAGAgatggtggatttttttattctgttctttataAAGGCAACCATTGTTTTAAGTATTATGCACCTCAGTGGAATAAA GGACATCTCTAAATTTGCTATGCATTACATCATAGAAGAAATAGATGAAGATACGTCCATGGAAGATTTGCAGAAAATGATGATAGTAGCTCTCATCTACAGGTTATTAGTCTGCTTCTATGAG ATTATCTGTATTTGGGGAGCGGGTGGAGCAACCCCAGGGAAATTCTTGCTTGGACTGCGAGTTGTGACATGTGATACATCTGTACTTATTGCGCCCAGCCGTGTGTTAGTTATCCCATCTTCTAATGTCAGTATGACAAC GTCTACAATACGAGCTTTGATCAAGAATTTTTctattgcttcattttttcctgcattcaTTACACTGCTGTTTTTCCAGCATAACAGAACAGCCTATGATATTGTAGCAGGGACTATTGTGGTAAGACGAAATGGAGTCAGATGA